From Rattus rattus isolate New Zealand chromosome 17, Rrattus_CSIRO_v1, whole genome shotgun sequence, the proteins below share one genomic window:
- the Nob1 gene encoding RNA-binding protein NOB1, translating to MRGLSLAANMAPVEHVVADAGAFLRDAPLQDIGKNIYTIREVVREIRDKATRRRLAVLPYELRFKEPFPEYVRLVTEFSKKTGDYPSLSATDIQVLALTYQLEAEFVGVSHLKKEPEKVKVSSSIQHPETPLHISGFHLPSKSKALQETVDHGPPADGSENLEFSSFMFWRNPLPNIDHELQQLLIDGREEEEEEELEDSEDDGGGWITPSNIKQIQHESEQCDIPKDVQVGCVTTDFAMQNVLLQMGLHVLAVNGMLVREARSYILRCHGCFKTTSDMNRVFCGHCGNKTLKKVSVTINDDGTLHMHFSRNPKVLNPRGLRYSLPTPKGGKYAVNPHLTEDQRFPQLRLSHKARQKTNVFAPDYIAGVSPFAENDISSRSAILQVRDSMLGAGRRRLNPNASRKKFVKKR from the exons ATGCGCGGTCTGTCTTTGGCAGCCAACATGGCGCCTGTGGAACACGTTGTGGCTGACGCCGGAGCTTTCTTGAGGGATGCGCCTCTACAG GACATCGGAAAAAACATCTACACCATCCGGGAGGTGGTGAGAGAGATTCGCGACAAGGCCACACGCAGGCGGCTGGCAGTGCTGCCCTACGAGCTGCGGTTCAAGGAACCCTTCCCGGAGTACGTGAGGCTAG TAACTGAGTTTTCCAAGAAAACTGGGGACTACCCCAGCCTCTCTGCCACAGATATCCAGGTGCTGGCTCTGACCTACCAGCTGGAAGCAGAATTTGTTGGGGTGTCTCATCtaaagaaagaaccagagaag gTTAAAGTGAGCTCTTCAATTCAGCACCCTGAAACTCCTCTGCAcatttctggtttccatctgcccTCCAAG TCTAAAGCCTTACAAGAAACAGTGGATCATGGCCCCCCAGCTGATGGGTCTGAGAACCTGGAATTCAGCTCCTTCATGTTCTGGAGGAACCCTCTGCCTAACATTGACCATgagctgcagcagctgctg ATTGATGgacgggaggaggaggaagaagaagaacttGAAGACAGTGAAGACGATGGGGGTGGGTGGATAACCCCCAGCAACATCAAGCAGATCCAGCATGAGTCGGAGCAGTGCGACATCCCAAAGGACGTGCAGGTCGGCTGTGTGACCACAGACTTCGCCATGCAG AATGTTCTACTTCAGATGGGGCTGCACGTGCTGGCAGTGAACGGCATGCTGGTCCGAGAGGCCCGGAGCTACATCTTGCGCTGTCATGGCTGTTTCAA GACAACGTCGGACATGAACCGAGTGTTCTGTGGGCATTGTGGGAACAAGACCCTGAAGAAAGTGTCTGTGACTATCAATGATGACGGTACCTTGCACATGCATTTCTCCCGAAACCCGAAAGTTCTGAACCCTCGAGGCCTCCGG TACTCACTACCCACTCCAAAAGGGGGCAAATATGCCGTCAACCCCCACCTGACGGAGGACCAGCGCTTCCCCCAGCTGCGACTCTCCCACAAGGCCAGGCAGAAGACCAACGTGTTTGCCCCCGACTACATAGCTGGGGTTTCTCCCTTCGCAGAGAATGACATCTCCAGCCGCTCAGCCATCCTGCAAGTCCGGGACAGCATGTTGGGTGCTGGGAGGAGACGCTTAAATCCCAATGCTTCCAGAAAGAAGTTTGTAAAGAAAAGGTGA